The nucleotide sequence CctgtattcagctccatccatgttcccatccactctgaccagctttctggTCCCTGATGAAGAAGAACACGCCCACAGCCTGATACTGCCACCTCCGTGATTCGCAGTTAgtatggtgtgttcagagtgtTGTGTAGTGTTAGTTTTAGCCACTcaaggaaggaaaaaataattcagcactcatctgaccagaacatctCTTTTTATCTGGTTCCTGTGTCCCCAAATGATATGTGGTAAACCGTAAAGGACTTCAATGGGTTTCTTCACTTTGCATAAAGGCCGAAATGTGTGAAATCATCTGTTGTCCTGTTCACAGATTATTTCACCCGAGCTGTATTTGTGTCCAATGGCCTCAAAGCTGCTTCTCTTATTGAAGTTGCCTGGCCATGTCTTTAAAGACCAAGCCTTTAcagagcagctctgtttatACTAAGATTTAATTACACGTAGATTAACTCTCCAGTGTTCTGTATTTACTAATTCATTGATTTCTGCGGgggagggttagggttaggggttgGTTTCGGGTTTGCGTAATTTATTTAGGATTTTCAGGGAAAAGGATTCTTCATATGAATGCATGTTGCCCCTTTCAGAGCTGTATTTAGAAATATTCTAAAGACAACAcatcaattattttgatgacTTCAAGGTTATGCACTactttaccatttaccatttaatttgTGATGATCGATcacataaaattcaaataaaatacattaaaggctgtggttgtaacaaaacagaaaaaatgttCAAGGATAGAAATTTTTGCAAGGCATAGAATAGAATAGCCTTTATTCATCACACACTGGTACAGTTCTCTTGGCAATGGTAAAGCTCAACTACACAATCTACGCCattatatttatacataaaaaatataggaataaaatgcaCTAATAGaagaattgttttaaaatgagacaCGAATATAAGAAATTGCAACATGTAAAGTAAAGTATATACCTCTCTACATAGCTCCATTATATAGACATAATACAACAGATTTTTGTCTGGAATGAATGCAGCTACTGCATAGATATATACCAGATAGTGGACAGGGTTGCATATCGACATTGTAGGAACTCCGAAACTCATTGCTCATGTTTCTTAAAACTATAATAATTCTTAATAACTCACCACTAAAAAAGATAAGAAGAACAAGTTTAACTAAATAACTGGAGCTTGTTTTGACAGATAAATGCTTAAATTCTGCACAGACAGCAGTGACACATTGCTGACGTAAAGCTCCCCAGTATTTCAGCGTGTACAAACATTTTCTGAATAAATGTCAGAACTGACAAACGAGCTGACAGACATTTTCTCAGAGCAATGCCGTTTTTCCTCTCTGGAGCCAAAACGTCAGAtatgccttttttccccctgcgaGACAGCGTCCAGGGCCACATTCACCACGACGGAGGTGAAATCACGTGGTCCATGGCAGCTCACGTGACTTCAAATCTTGTCACGTGACTGTGGTTCCTCGTGAGTTGGTTTCTCTTCAATCTCTCCGCTGGTAGCTTCTTCTTTATCGCCGCTGGAACTCAGTCAGAGACGGCAGCAGGATGAGGTGAGTGCCGGTAAAGCTCCGTGTCTCCCGGAGCTCACTGCGGGCTGGGCTGGGGTCCCTGACTCGGTGCTGCGGCGTTTGAGGCTCACACACCCGGATGCGGCAGGCTGTGCGGGTCCGTGGGGCTTATGTGAAACCTGCCACTGTttgtttgggttgtttttttcaggacGCCGAGGGAAACTCTGGCTCTCCTGTTCCTCTGGGCCTGTCTGGACTCGGCGGCCGCCGCTCGGAGCTGCTCGTCGTTCTTCTGCAGGAAGACCCACCGAGTCAGCGGTGTGCGCGGAGCGGACCCCGGCGCCCCGCTGTTCGTCACTCCCTACCTGGAGAGAGGCGCCGTGGATGAAGGTGAGGGGGACATCCCTGAAattaacataataataataataataataataataataataataataataataataataatgtattattatatttttttaccccCTGTAATGTTTAACCATATTTTACGCCGACGCGCCTCGGTGACTTGGCGCAGCCAGGAAACTGAGTGCGGTTGGAAAGATGCCCGGAGCAAACGTCAAGAGCTACGCCGGCTACTTCACGGTCAACAAAGCCTACAACAGCaacctcttcttctggttcttcCCCGCATACATGGTGAGCTCAGCGTGTCCGACAggatcagattttatttgatcaAGAATCTTCACACACTTCCCTTTTAATCCAGAGTGAGCGTCTGCACTCTGTCATTCACACCAGGAATCCCTTCAATGATGATTAAATCTGCAGCAGAAAGGGAAATTGAGGCCATTGTGGagatccttcttttttttttttattacgtcTATAAATCGGTAACTCTGAGTTTTAATCAAACTCTTTTCCCCACAGTGCAGAGAGTCACATGCCTTCTCCCTGACGTGCAATAAAGCCTGAACTTCAGACAATATACAGGAAACAGAACTGAGTCTTGGAAGACGTCTGCAGCCAGGTTGCAGCTGGCCCTCTAAAACGCCTTCACAAATATGTCTGTCTGTACCGTCAGACATTAACCGAGCAGgatttatttaaactgttcAGATATCCCGATCCAGACTGAACAGACCTccagcaagttggaataaataAGAATTTGGTTTGCATGTTTTAAAATTTACTCTCCGATGTACACTGGCTCAAAATTAGGCATGCAAGATCAAATATAAACATAGGTCCTCACTAATGTTTGGTTAAAAGTTAACCTTTGAAGTTCAACCGCATGCATTTACCAGAAATCGGGATACCGTCGAGGTAGTTGAGCGCTCGTCTTGGCAACGTTGGTTTAGACCGATGAGTTCCGTTGGCACAGACCAAGCTTTTAGTCTTGGTCCACAAATGTTCAGCTGGGTAGAGGTAGGTTAGTCTTTAGAAACATAATGTTAGCCGTGTTTTATCCATTTCCATCCCGTTTTGCTTTTCGTTTTGGACCATCGTCATTTTGGAGCACCCAATTTTGTTCAAGTTTCAAACATGCAACTGTTAACTCGCAGCAAAGGTAGACCTCGTTTTTCCAACAGCTTCCAGCTTGGACCTTGCAGAGTCAATGATTGTCTCTGATCATCCTGGTAAATTTCCGTTTGTTTAAAGCTGACAGTTCGGGTCAGATGTCTGAAACTTGGATAAGGACGGCGGCTCCGGCTAAACAATGATCCAAACGCGCGTTGAAACTGGTTTTGAGGTGAACAAAGTCTGTTCGCACGGAGCCTTTGGAAAGCCCTGAGCTTTGGCTACACCAAACTTTTAGACTCTCTGCTTGAACGCCAGGTCTGTGGCGATGGTCAGATCAAGAATCTGTTACCATATTGACTTTTTTGATGAGGCAGACAGCGGCTCAGAATGCACGCAattacacataaaacacagacaTGACAGGACATAATATTTCCAcgcttttcttgttttaaatgagtTGATTGCACTGGCCATCAACACTGCCTGAGGGGCCAAATaatgcaaatagtccttagcagctaATGGACTCTTTTCTGACTCAAAAGTCAAACAGCAGTTTCTGATACTGTGCAATAAGTGTAGTTGCAGAACTGcgcaatttgcatggatgtctgGCCAGACAGTCTCTGAGAAGTCAAAGTGTGAAAATGCACATTTGTTAGTGAGAGACGGTGTAACTCACGGgacaccaacatggtgcccccAGTACCGTGTGTGGTGTCCTCAAGACTGTTAAAAAAAtggcacaaccctccagtgagctgcattttaaatattttatttagttgctcttcctttttaatcatactggtatttacatagatttaaaggcattaaaacatgttcatattacatgaagttaaggtgagctctgaatCTTTACTTCATAGGTCAATGGTCAGTGCAGGTAGCCCTATcatatgacacagtaccaatgaagtagctcagTTACGACAAGGTTGGTTACCCCTGGTGTAACTGAGTGATTGGATCAAGAACCAGTTGTGTGTTGGTAACATGTAACAGAcatccagcagggggcgatagccctcacagctttgggatgAAGCTGTATACTTAGAAATTACACAATTGATCTATACACGTTCTCccaattcatattttttttataatgcagatttttattttattgttgtttgtgagattatgctagccagagaaaaaaaaaaggatagaaaaatattaaaaaccctTAATCGGTATGAGATTAATGGCTGTGAGTGCATGGAAACTTCTGAACTGTATGTCTGGTGTTATTTACACTGGAATGGGCCTTTTATTAATTCAACATATTTCCAGTCTTGCAAccataaaactgtaaatttagCTATTCATTCTTCAAGAATCAGACTTTAAAAAAACGTTCTCCCAaccttaagtttttcttttaaaacctacctcaccactagatggcgctgATGTGTTAATTTTACCCCTGTCCTGTCCCTGGCTTCCAGGCCGGCCAGGACAAGGCCCCAGTACTGCTCTGGCTGCAAGGTGGACCCGGCGGCACCTCCATGTTCGGTCTCTTTGTGGAACACGGACCTTATGTGGTTTACAAGAACATGACCGGTAAGAACCGGTCCGTCAGAGACGAGCAGTAGACCTAATGCTCCCCTCTTACACTTTGTGACGGAGCGTCGGCATTTCTGTGTTTGCAGTCGGTTTGAGGGATTACGCCTGGACGAGCAGATATTCGGTTTTGTACATTGACAATCCggtatttatttccactttatttaacttatttaaataacaaaattaataCATCACATAAAGCCACATTTTAACTTGACAGGTAAAATCCTAAAAggtgtggttttgttttgtagGTTGGAACAGGCTTCAGCTTCACTGACGATGACAGGGGCTTTGCTCAGAACCAGGATGACGTAGGCCGAGATCTGTACAGGTCTGCTGTCCTGCTCAGCCATTAAATATTGTTACATTACAAATAACATATTAAATATATCCCTGGAGTTTTTCTGCCTTATTTGCTTCTAACttgtcattttcttcttcttttaaagtGCTCTGACACAGTTCTTCCAGCTCTTTCCAGAGTATCAGTCCAATGAGTTTTATGCAACTGGGGAGGTAAGTTTAGCCTTTTAATCTTTGCACATTAAAAGCCTtggatgagtttttttttttttgttaatttataaaaacagaCTTCCAGTTAGATGTTGATGCACTCACCAGAGgcataaataagatattattttagtttttcaaacTCGCAGATAAACTGTTCAATGATTTTCAAACAAGAATACGTTGACAAATTTGAATTCACTGCAGATTTTCTTTGATGCAAATGGACTCAAAGTGATAAATACTGACTATACAGATAATAGTTTTATATGTGGGCTTTAACAAGATGCAGAGAaaccctattattattattattaatctacAACGCCTGTTATAAATCTGACCAATTAAAAGTTAGCTGCCCATGGTAATGGCTGCTTTAAAGTGGACAGAGgctatttttaaatagtttagcCTGACCTTAAAGACGCGGGTACCAGACAGGATGATGATCCTAAACACCGCTGGTTTTTGGGTTGGATAAAGTATGAATATGTAAATCTCTCAGGCTCTGATCTTATATGTGGTTTTCACattgcatttttcttatttctgcagTCATATGCTGGGAAATATGTTCCTGCCATTTCCTACTACATCCACAAGAACAATCCCACTGCAAAGGTGAAGATCAACTTTAAGGGCATGGCTATTGGTGATGGACTCTGTGACCCAGAACTGGTGAGTATCTGGCAAACCTTCAGTCCTGCGATGCTCCTTAAACTGGGGCATCTGCAGTTTCCTCGTTTCCGAGGAGGATATCTGTAGATAATCACTCCGTAGCTCTACATATTTCAAATGTAACGGCATTGGATGTCAGATCCCACCTCTTTTCCTGTGAAACCTTACTCCCCGTCAGATGCTGGGCGGTTATGGAGAGTTCCTGTATCAGACGGGAATGATAGACGAACTCCAGAAACAGTACGTGGAAAAGCAGACGGACCTCGGCGTGGAACTCATCCAGCAGCAGAAATGGGTGGAGGCTTTTAAGGTAGAACCCAGAATGCTTCTTTGTGCCATCCAGCTTCTTACTACCTAGATTtggagtcattttttttaatcatgcaCCTTGGAAAGCATCTTCCCACAAGTCGTTTTCTTTTCTCACTTCAGGTTTTCGACTCTTTGCTGAACGGCGACGTGGATCCGTATCCCTCCTTTTTCCAAAACGCCACAGGCTGCACCAACTACTTCAACTACATGACATGCCAGGTAGTCCGAGATCAGAGCGGCGGTCggccatgttttaaaaaaaaaaaaaaaacgtccagtGCTTTCATACGTCGCCGCACTCTCCTTGCGTCTTTCACAGGAGCCTGAAGACCAGGAGTACTTCTCCCAGTTTGTGACCCTGCCTGATGTGCGGAAAGCCATCCACGTGGGCAACCTGACCTTCCATGACGGCTCTCAGGTGGAGAAGCACCTCCTGCAGGATGTCATGAAGAGCATCAAACCGTGGCTGGGGGTTCTGATGGACAACTACAGGGTAATACACAACGGAGACTTCCCTCAGGAATAGTTCaatttctgaaacagaaatttACTAAAAAGCTACGTGACGCTTGCTCTCAGGTCCTGATCTACAGCGGTCAGCTGGATGTGATCGTAGCCGCTCCTCTTACCGAGAGGTTCCTGCCGACTGTCAACTGGACCGGAGCCGCCGAGTACAAAGCGGCTCCGCGGTTCCCCTGGAAGCTCCAGCCCGACGACGCCGAGGTGGCCGGTTACGTCAGACAAGTCCGAGAGTTTTTCCAGGTGAGCAGACGTGCAGGACGGGGGCCGCAAAAGATGCGCGTGTAGATGAGCGGGCGGAGTAACCATCCTTTTTGCTCGTGCACAGGTCATCATTAGAGGAGGAGGACACATCCTGCCCTACGACCAGCCGGCCAGGTCCTTTGACATGATCGACAGGTTCTTGTCAACAAAGAGCTGGGTGTGAAATGAAATCGGCACGGGCTCATAGTCATCACTGATTCAGCGTTGATTCTAAAGACTGTTGATTGTCACAgcacatgtaaataaaatttttttttttgtatatattagtgaaatgaataaaaaaaaagtattttgtcacTTATCTGATTCATAATTTCTCATCAACTGAAATCAGtcaattttcttgttttgttataggttagaaaagtttgttttttgaacaaCTTTGAGGGTCCTTCCAGATGTTTGCCTTAGTCTCAAACTAaaagtcctttttttattttttattttattttcgattgtttgaaataaaatgtcttgATTTTGGTAAGACTTGATCCTGTTCTGATGGTTTTAGTGATTTCGAAACTATCCACAAGGGGTCGCTATACTCCAATTGATTGCAACTGCAGACAAAAGCCAATAAAAAGGCAGCTTGTTCCTCACCACAACAATGGTCAATGAtggagtgttttctttttaaagttgatGCAATAACATGTTTAATCTGCTGCATTTTGGTCTAAAAGATTGCAGACTCCCTCTGTAAAATATGTAGCATGTTTGCCACAGCTTTTGGAAATAAATCTGCTACCTCATGAACATTTTCCAGCCTGCCTTGTTGTTCTTTTCTTAAATCAGCTATATGAAGAAGCAGGAATTGGTTTTGGAAAACATCTAACATTAGAAGATCCATTCTTtctttaaacaactttaaatgGTGTGCCTGATTTACAccataagaaaaacatttaatagttacaaatgttttattgaaaatacctttttatttatttttttttttcctttcaaagaGTACCTGCAGAAATGAAATGTGATAAAATTGTGATGTTTTGGGGGGAATGTGTGCCTCTACACTAGATTTTAAACTTGATTATTTTTGAATCAGTATGaataagaaaaaatgttttatcagaAGTAAAAGGacatattcaattattttagtTCAATATGGATAACTAATGACAGTTCTTATTCTGAAAATAAAGATATAGTTTGAGGGCTTAAAGGCTACCACAATCCTTAACAATCACCAATATAGtccttttaattaaaatgaatggAATCAAACGCCAACTTCAAGATAATTATCCAGCTGAGATATTAACGACTCGTGTTTCTAAGGCGTGGTGGTCAACACACAGAGTTGCCCACTTTTCTCTGACTTGTCATGTCAGAAAGTAAATTAGAATACAACTTACTTTTCCCCCGACGGTGCCACTCCTGAGGTAAAGACACCCTGGGTGTTTAGCCACATCGTCCTAATCAAAAACGGCACAACTATTACATTTGATCCGTTCAGTTGCTTCCCAAACTCACCACCTTCTAAATTTCCTTTCGGCATTAAAATGTTAGATTTGTTGCaatgacagaacaaaatgaAATGATTCAAAACTCCTGACATCCTAGGTATAAATAAGTCtggtttgattgttttttttttttgtgtgttcagTTTTATAAAATTTAAGTTGTTTTAACATGTGATCTTATTTTTCGTCAATCATGAAAGTGTAAAACGAAGCTCTGTtggacatttctttaaaaaaaataagttgaaaCGTTAAACATCTCTGCAGGGATGTTCATACATCTTAGCGTGAGCGTAACTGACACATCTATCTCTGAGGATCTAGGATGCACGCCCTGACGTTTCATCAGGCATCTATCAAGCTGTCTAGACGGCTTAATAATTAATGAGCATTCTAAACCTTTAAAGCATCTAACTATTTAATgagctgtaatttttttttcttccaagggCAAGCATCAAGAACAGCAGTTGATCATGTCACCTTTAGCAGGACTTGCTGCACACGCgtgtaaaacacatttcaacacAAGCGACTCAGAACCCCCGAGCTAGATCGTATGTTACAGAACAAGTGCTTTATTTTCATACCGTAATGTAACTGCAATGACATTAAATGTCTGTacaaatgcaaaacacaacaaaaaaaaacaaaaaaacaaaggcaacataattacagacacaaacacacagaaaatgtacaaAGTTATGCAGGCGTGACTGGATCCATCAGTTCATTTCATATAAACAAGGAGTTTAAGCGCTGGAATGAGTCTCCACGTTTAGGCGTACGACGGAAGGCAACAGGTGCTATGAAAACATTATTTACAAACGTACCACACATTTCATACTCCCTTCAAAAAGAAAGGTGGTGTCAATACATGTACAGGATTATAGAAATTAATGATATGTACAATATTTATAGGCTTAGATTTCAAATAATACAGCCGCAACACGGTAAACATGATGCTGCACGCGGAGACGCACACGTACTTccatctgactttttttttgtttttgttttgtttgcccAACCGGCAGCGGCTGCTTTTCTTCGTAATAAACTTGAATTCAGAGCCAAAGAAAGGAAAGTTATACGCAACTTCTACTGATTCCAGTTAAAGCATTCTGAGGTCATTAACATATTTGTTCACATGCAAAAGGTTAAGTCGGAATGGTCATTCGGACATCATCTCCATCATTACTtttacaaactaaaaataaggcAAGCTTCAGGTCAGAGGGGTGGTACAAACAAAGCCCTTTTTTCAAGAGAATTTCTCTCTCCTTATTACTCCTACTGAGCTGCACATGCAGGCTCCAGCATCAAGAGACCGCATAAAAGCTACTTCTTTTGAGAACAACTGGAGCACAGGGTCAAACGATGTGACATCCATACTCTTAAAACTTTAGGTCCCCCCTTGTGATGCGAGCCAGGCACGGCCTCtcaaaaaaaatggcaaaacacGGTCAGGTTTTTTTCTCGCTGGTGTGTGAGGAATGGGAGATCGCTGAGAATTACTCTGACCTTTTAATATGGCTATTCTACCCTCCGTCACGGCAGAGGACAAAAGTGCATAGACGACTCTGCGATCgctccacctgtcagtggaaTGTATTTCACCCATCATCCTGCAAAACACAGTGCATTATGGTCTGCATGCAACCCGGCTGACATTCCTGGTCATTGAGGGGGTGGGTAAGAAAAGATGTGGTCGACGTGAGAGGTTTGGAGGCTGGCATGGAGACAAAAAACGAGCAGGTGAAATGAGTATTTAACAAATctaatttttcttcttctcagtaAATATCTTTCTATGGAGGGTGCCGACATGAGATTAACACCATATGTCAGCAACAAATGAAGCGAtacacatattaaaaaaaaacactgaaacaaaTGTGGCACAGGAAATCTCTCAAAATCTCTCAAAATCTTCACAACCTAATTGCGGCCGAAAGATACCGATGGTGTTGGTTACAAACATATTTCTAAATTTCCAAATGTTCCAGTGAGCAAGGTTAGGGCCACATATAGGTGTTCCTGGTAAAACATCCAACAGAGGAGgcagaaaacatttagaaaagccAAGGACTACTTGCAGAGTGCTTAAGAAAGACCTGGTATTAGCCTCTATGCACTCACTGCAcaagactccactgctgaagaaaaagcgTGTTGAAGctcatttaaaggagcaataagtgatttttcaccactaggtggagatTGAACACTGTCtgcagaccaaaacaagacgtgtATAAAGACACAATCTCAGAGAGATAGTGTGTGACGTTAActaaccatagtccatctaaaaaagaCACCATTAGTTCTTTACAGAACTATTggttagttctttctatctaaaataatgacattttgcttatttctcctttaaagtGTGCAGCAGAATCTTTGGACAAGTCAGTGAAACACAGGGGGGATGTAGCCTGGTCAGAGCAAAATGAAACGCTTTGATTGTCCTTGGACACATCAGGTTTGGAGGAGGAATGATATTGCACATCATCCCAAAAGCACCACACTAGCAGTAGTGTTCTGAGGTAATAactttatggtgtggggctgTTTTTTACTCATATGATAAGGTCAGACTTCatgtattaaagaaaaaaaaaagaatggaggATTGTAATGGGACATTTGTGAATAGAAACTGAAGGTGAAATGAGACTGGGTGTTTAAGCAAGATGATAATCCCAAACATACGGCCAAGGAAACTGCTAGCATGGCCAGGTCAATCACCTGAGTGGAATCCAATAGGaaaaataatctttggaccGAACTAAAGAGCGGCGTGCATAGAGGAGGCTCCCAAAACCATCAAGAACTGAAGACGGTTAGCAGAGCAGGTCAAGATCAGAACTGAGCTACACATGCAACCAGTTTCCCTACATCCAACTTGTCCTAACATGGTCATTAACCAAaaaggcccccccccccacctacTGTATTACATTGTTTTTAGCAAGCATGTTCAATACTTATTCCGTGTTACATTGCACGTCCTTACACACGATTTAGCATAATTTCAGTTTAAATTCTCTGCATGAGGAGATTACCTAGGTTGTTCCAGACATCTGGTCTGACTTTCATGAGAAAAAGATTACCTTGTTCAATACTCATTTTACCCGCCAGAGATCTATCTTGGTTACTGAGGAGTCTCCGCCTCCCATGTTACAGGCGTGAACAATTAAAGTGACAGATACTGAAAAcgatttttaaaaaaggttcCTAAAGTAAGcaaagattagaaaaaaaaattttttttaggcACATCGTGACAACTTGGAAAACATGCCAACAAAGAAATGCTTTAAAGGTCGCCGGTTCCCCAAACGAAAGCAGTTTACAAAAACTCTTCTGTTTTCTCGTACATCCTTCACACTTTTCTGCCCTAATGCAGCTAACTGAACTTTGTTCTGCAGCGAAAAGAAGGAATAGACAACTATACAATATTAACAAGCATTTCTCACAATCAGACGTTAATTTCCTTTGGAATTTGAATCCAGAAAGCTGAATCCAAACACTCgagacacgcaaaaaaaaaaaaaaaaaaaagtcttcaacAATTAAAGCTTGAGTTGGTCCTGCAGAACGAAGGAGTTGGTCTCAACCCCTGAGCTGCCTCACCACGATCACAGTGTTCAGTTCTGTAGCTGACACGACATCAAATGTTTTGGTCACTCTGATCCTAATGCGGGTGTACAGTAAGGAAAATGATCAATACTGCCATGTATTGCTTCCATTTGTTCACATGGTATCAACACTGTCATGCAGATTATAATAAAGCTCTCTAAGAGTTATAATGCCAGGGTGAATGCTAACAGTCATACCAGCTTTTGAGTCTTTGCAAAGGTGTAGCGCCAGTTTGACTTGGATTCTGAGTAAACCGCATGCTGCCTAAGTCCACCAGCGGTGCACAGGTTACAATACGACTCCTTAAATCAGTCTGTTATGTTTTCAGAGACGTAAGACGCGTTTCTGGGGAGCATAATCAGATGCTACTGGCTCCTTTCTCTGGTTCCACGACCACCACGGGTCAGCCTTGTACCataacaaaatagaaaaactcCCAAAACTGATGTTGGAGATTAGCAACACTTTCTTTctgccaaataaaaaaacaaaaaacacaaaaaaaacagcagacagaGAAACAAAAGTGATCAAA is from Fundulus heteroclitus isolate FHET01 chromosome 3, MU-UCD_Fhet_4.1, whole genome shotgun sequence and encodes:
- the cpvl gene encoding probable serine carboxypeptidase CPVL, with amino-acid sequence MRTPRETLALLFLWACLDSAAAARSCSSFFCRKTHRVSGVRGADPGAPLFVTPYLERGAVDEARKLSAVGKMPGANVKSYAGYFTVNKAYNSNLFFWFFPAYMAGQDKAPVLLWLQGGPGGTSMFGLFVEHGPYVVYKNMTVGLRDYAWTSRYSVLYIDNPVGTGFSFTDDDRGFAQNQDDVGRDLYSALTQFFQLFPEYQSNEFYATGESYAGKYVPAISYYIHKNNPTAKVKINFKGMAIGDGLCDPELMLGGYGEFLYQTGMIDELQKQYVEKQTDLGVELIQQQKWVEAFKVFDSLLNGDVDPYPSFFQNATGCTNYFNYMTCQEPEDQEYFSQFVTLPDVRKAIHVGNLTFHDGSQVEKHLLQDVMKSIKPWLGVLMDNYRVLIYSGQLDVIVAAPLTERFLPTVNWTGAAEYKAAPRFPWKLQPDDAEVAGYVRQVREFFQVIIRGGGHILPYDQPARSFDMIDRFLSTKSWV